In the genome of Variovorax sp. PAMC26660, the window CGAGCGGCAGCACCGCGTGGTACGCCGCGACGAAGGGCACGATGCCGGCCAGCGCGTCACCCGCCGGATCGAGCTGGTAGGCCGCGGCCACGGCCAGGTCGTCGATCAGCGGTGCGCGCACCATGTCGCCGAAATCGAGAACGCCGGCGATGCGGTCGGTGTGACCGGGATCGACCAGCACGTTGTAGATGTTGAAGTCGTTGTGAATGGGCTGCGAGCGCAGGCCGGCCAGCACCGGCTTGGCGTCGCGCTCGAAACGGTCGAGCGAGCGTTCCGCCAGCGCGCGGCGCACTGGATCGGCGATGTGCTGGAGCAGGCCGCGCACGCTGTCGGCGCGCTGGATGTCCCAAGGCAGCGCCATTGCGCCGGCCGGGTGATCGAAGTCGCGCAGCGCAAGGTCGAGGCGGGCCAGGGTGCACGCGAGATTCAGTTGTTGTGTGGACGTGCGCGGCGCATCGGGCATGGGCGTGCCCGGCAGGTAGCTGAACAGCCGCGTCACGCGTGGCAGTCCGTCGCCCGGATCGCTCAGAAAGGAAGGAAGACCGCCATTCGTGGGCACGATGCGCTGCACCGGCAGTTCCGGATCGGTGGCCGCGATATGCAGCAGCGCTTGCGTCTGGAAATCCGCCACCAGCGGCGTCTCGGACGGATGCGAGATCTTCAGCATGAAGCGCTCGCCGGTGCATGCGGATTCCAGACGGTAGTTGCGGTCGCGCTCGCCGGTCAGCGGCTGCATCTCGCCTTCGATGTCGTAGTGGCGCAACGCGAGCGCGCGCACCCAGTCGGCATCGAGCGCAGGCGAGCCTTCGCTCAAGACCTCGTCGTCGAACCCGGCCTGCGTCGTCATGCGGCGCTTGCGAAGCCGCGCAGCGCACTGGCGAGGTTGGGGCCCAGGTCGTCCGACAGGTAGCCGCCCTCCTGCACCAGCACGGTCGGCAGGCCGAGGCCGGCAATCTCCGCGAGCAACCGAGCAAAACCGGGCGTCGTGATCTTCATGCCCTTGTAGGGATCGCGCTCATGCGTATCGAGGCCCAGCGCCACCACCAGCGCGCCGGGCGCGAAGGCGCGAATGCTCTGGCAGGCATCGCGCAAGGCCGGCAGGTAGCCATCGATGTCGGTGCCCAGCGCCAGCGGCTTGTTGATGTTGTAGCCCAGGCCCGCGCCCTCGCCGCGCTCGTGGGCATAGCCGGTGAAAAAGGGCGTGAAGTTGCGCGGGTCGCCGTGCAGCGAAATGGTCAGCACGTCGGCGCGGCGGTAGAAGATGCCCTGCGTGCCGTTGCCGTGATGCACGTCGATGTCGAGGATGGCCACGCGATCGTGCGCGGCTCGCAACTGCTGCGCGGCGATGGCCGTGTTGTTGAGGTAGCAGAAGCCGTTGGCGCGGTCCGCGTAGGCGTGATGGCCGGGCGGACGGCACAGCGCGTAGGCCGCACGCTCGCCCTGCAGCACCAGTTGCGCCGCATGCGTGGCCACGTGGGCCGAGGCCACGGCCGCCTCCCAGGTGTGCGGACCGATCGAGCAGGCGTTGTCGCCCATGTGGTAGCCGGCCTGCCCGACCACGCTCTCGGGGTAGGTGCACGGCTCGCCGGGAAAGGGATGGATGTTGGGCATGACCTCGTCGGACGGGTCATCCAGCAGCCGCCAGCGCGCGTAGGCGGTCTCCAGAAAGCGCAGGTACTCCGGCGTGTGGATCGCGGCGCGCGGGCCGGGGCCGAAATCTTCGCCCGCAATGACCTCGTGGCCGTCGTGCTCGACCGCCGACAGCAGGCGGAAGGCGCGCTCGGGCTGCTCGTTGCTGCGCTTCAAACGGCCGCGCACCATGAAGAGCTGCGGGTCGTGGTCCTTGTGCACGTCGCTGTAGACGATCTTCATCGCGCGGGTCCTTTGGTGGGTGTGGGTGATGGGGAAACGGTGCCGTGCTGCTTCACGAACAGCGCGCGCACCTGCAGCCAGGCGTCGTCCAGGTGCTCGCGCATGGCCGCGCGCGAAGCCTCGACGTCGCGGCTCTCCAGCGCATCGACGATCGGGTAGTGCGTGTTGGCCATGGTCTCGGGGTCGTGGTAGACCGCATCGATGAGCGCGATGATCATCTGCATCTCGGTCTGCGTGTTCGAGAAGATGCGGTGCAGGTGGGCATTGCCCGAAAGCTCGCTGATCAGCGTGTGAAAAGCCAGGTCGGTCGCGATGCGCACGTGCTGCGGCTGCGTGGGTGCGTCGCGCACCATCGCGTCGACCAGCGCGCGCAGGCGTGCCAGGCCCGCGTCGTCGGCCTTGCGGCAGGCCAGCTCGACGGCAGTCAGCTCCAGGCTCAGCCGCACTTCGAACAGATCGTCGATCTCCTGGACGCTGATGGTGCGCACCGCAAAGCCGTGGCGCGGCCGTGCCACCAGCACGCCCTGGCGTTCGAGCCGGCGTGCGGCCTCGCGCACCGGGGCACGGCTCACACCCATGCGGCGCGCGATCTCGGCTTCGACGATGCGACTGCCGGGCGCAAGGTGCCCTTCGACGATGGCGCGTGTCAGTTGCGCCTCGACCAGCCCGACCAGGTCGGGCGCCTCGACGGACTCGAAAACGGCACTGTCTGAAGGGGAGGAAAAAGCCATGTTGTTTGTCTCGTTGTATGACGGGTGTGGGGGCTATTTTTTCACCGGCCGCCGCGCCAGGTAGATGCCCGCCGCCACGATCAGCGCAATGCCCGCCATGGCCAACCCGTCGGGCGGCCGATGGAACCAGAAGGTGCTGAAGGCCACGGCAAGCAGCAGCTGGAAGTAATTGAGCGGTGCCAGCGTGGCGGCCTCGACGCGCTCGAAGGCCGCCAGCAGCAGCCATTGCGCAAGGCCGCTACAGGCACCGCCCGCGAGCAGCAACAACACGGCGCCGGCGGCAGGCCGCTCGGCCGGCAGAAAGAACGGCGCGGGCAACGCGGTCACGACGAGGCACACCACGGCGGTGTACGCGTACTGCACCGGGCTGGCGACCAACCCCGCGAGGCGCCGCGTGAGCAACTGGAAGATGGCGTAGCAAACAGCCGACACCGCCATCAACACCGTGCCCAGCCATGGCAGGTTGCCGCCGGGCCGCACGATCAGCAGCATGCCGGCAAAGCCCGCGCTCACCGCCACCCACTGGCTGCGCCGCACAGATTCGCCGACCAGCCAGGGCGACAGCGCCACCATGAGCAGCGGCGCGGTGAAGTAGATGGCGGTGGCCTCGGCCAGCGGCATCCAGATCAGCGCCGTCATGAAGCAGGTGGCCACCGTTGCGAGCATGGTGCCGCGCAGCAGCAGCAACTTCTTCTGCGGCGCGCGCCAGATGCGCAGGTCGCCGTGGCGCAGCAGCATGGCGAAGGCAATGCAGATCACCGACAGGTAGCGCATCAGGTTGATGAACGGCGCCGGGTAGAACTGCAGCATGTACTTGCAGAAGGCGTCGTAGCTCGCAAAGGCCATCAGCGCGCAGAAGAACAGCGCGACGCCGGTGCTCCTGGAGCCCGGCGGGCGCAGCCCCGTTGCGACGCTTGTGGCGCTGGCCGTCTTCACGCCAGCGAGGCCTCGAAACGGACCATTGCGCGATCGAAGCGCTCGAACATCTCGTCGACTTCCGCGGCCGTGATGATGAGCGGCGGGCAGAAAGCCACCGCATCGCCCATGGCGCGCACGATCAGGCCTTCGGCCAACGCGAATTCAGCCAGGCGTGCGCCGGCTTTCATTGCGGGATCGAAGGGCGTGCGCTTCACCGGGTCGGCCGCGAGTTCGAGCGCGCCGATCAGGCCCACGCCGCGCACTTCGCCCACATGCGGATGGCCAGCGTAGCGACGCAGGCCGGCCTGGAACTTCGGCGCCAGCGACTTCACGTGCGCGAGCACTTCTTCGTCTTCGTAGATGCGCAATGTCTCGAGCGCCACCGCGGCCGTCACCGGGTGGCCCGAGTAGGTGAAGCCATGGCCGAAGGTGCCGATCTTTCCGCTGTTGGCGGCCACGGCCGCATGCACCTGCTCGGACACCATGACGGCGGAGATCGGCACATAGCCCGACGACAGCGCCTTGGCGGCCGTGAGGATGTCGGGCCGCAGGCCGAAGGTGGTGGAGCCGAACATCTCGCCGGTGCGGCAGAAACCGCAGATCACTTCGTCGGCGATCAGCAGCACCTCGTACTTGCGCAGCACCGCCTGCACCTTCTCGAAGTAGGTGGCGGGCGGCACCAGCACGCCGCCGGCACCCATGACCGGCTCGGCGATGAAGGCGCCCACGGTGTCGGGCCCTTCGGCCAGGATGCGCTGCTCCAGCGCATCGGCCAGGCGCGTGGCAAAAGCTTCTTCGGTTTCGCCGGGCTCGGCGTAGCGGTAGTGGTGCGGGCAATCGACATGCAGGATGCGGTCGATGGGCAGGTCGAAGTCGCGGTGGTTGGGGACCAGGCCGCTCAGGCTGGCCGCCGCCACGGTGACGCCGTGGTACGCATTGCGGCGCGCGATGATCTTCTTCTTGGCCGGCTTGCCGATGGCGTTGTGGTAGTACCAGACCAGCTTGACCGCCGTGTCGTTGGCCTCCGAGCCCGAGTTGGCGAAGAACACCTTGGACATGGGCACCGGCGCCATCGCAATCAACTTTTCAGCCAGCGCGATGGCGGCCGCGTTCGATCGGTGATTGAAGGTGTGATAACAAGGCAGCGTGTGCAGCGCATCGCTGCCGGCCTTGGCCAGGCGCGCATTGCTGAAGCCCAGCGAGACGCACCACAGGCCTGACATGGCTTCCAGGTAGCGGCGGCCCTGGTCGTCTTCCACGTAGATGCCGTCGCCGCGCTCGATCACGAGCGGGTCGACCTGCGGATGCGCCGCAAGGTTGGTGAAGGGGTGCAGATGGGCCGCGATGTCGTTGGCGGCGCGTTCGGCATGCGCCGACTGCAGGGCGGAAGCGGGAATGGATGCGTTCATGGACCTGTCCGTTTTGATGGAGGGAATATGGGAAGGAGCGCCTCGCGGCTCAGTAGCCCCGTTCGAGGTCGACGGCCGTGCCCGGCCGCTGCCCGCGCTGCAGCAACGCGAGGTTGTCGAGCGTCTGTTGCGCGATCACCGAGACGTCGGTGCGGGTGGCGATGTGCGGCGTGACGAGGATGCGCGGGTCGGCCCAGAAAGGGTGCTCCGGCGGCAGCGGCTCCTGCGTGAAGGCATCGAGCGTGGCAGCGGACAGCTCACCCCGCTCAAGCGCGCGCAGCAGGTCGGCTTCGACCAGATGCGCGCCTCGCCCGACGTTGATCAGGTGCGCACCGCGTGGCAGGCGTGCGAACAGATCGGCATCGAGAAAGCCCTGCGTCTGCGGCGTGAGCGGCAGCAGGCACACCAGCGTGTCGCAGCCCGAGAGAAATTCGTCGAGTTGCGCATCGCCGTGAAAGCCAACAATGCCGGCCGGCAGATCGGCCTTGGCGTTGCGGCTCCAGCCGCGCACCGGATAGCCGATGGCAGACAGCGCCTCGGCACAGGCCAGACCCAAGGTGCCAAGCCCCGCGATGCCGACGCGGTGGCGCCCCGGAGGGCTCATCGGCTGTTCCTGCCAGGCGCCCCTTGCCGCGCTCGCAAGGTACGCCGGCATGTGCCGCTGGTGCTGGATCACGGCCCAGCACACATAGGCCGTCATGC includes:
- a CDS encoding phosphotransferase; its protein translation is MTTQAGFDDEVLSEGSPALDADWVRALALRHYDIEGEMQPLTGERDRNYRLESACTGERFMLKISHPSETPLVADFQTQALLHIAATDPELPVQRIVPTNGGLPSFLSDPGDGLPRVTRLFSYLPGTPMPDAPRTSTQQLNLACTLARLDLALRDFDHPAGAMALPWDIQRADSVRGLLQHIADPVRRALAERSLDRFERDAKPVLAGLRSQPIHNDFNIYNVLVDPGHTDRIAGVLDFGDMVRAPLIDDLAVAAAYQLDPAGDALAGIVPFVAAYHAVLPLAREEVDALFTLITARLVMVVAISGWRAARHPDNAAYLLRNNPLSWARLQACDRIGNDVASAAFRRACGMNQSHEHAC
- a CDS encoding histone deacetylase family protein, producing MKIVYSDVHKDHDPQLFMVRGRLKRSNEQPERAFRLLSAVEHDGHEVIAGEDFGPGPRAAIHTPEYLRFLETAYARWRLLDDPSDEVMPNIHPFPGEPCTYPESVVGQAGYHMGDNACSIGPHTWEAAVASAHVATHAAQLVLQGERAAYALCRPPGHHAYADRANGFCYLNNTAIAAQQLRAAHDRVAILDIDVHHGNGTQGIFYRRADVLTISLHGDPRNFTPFFTGYAHERGEGAGLGYNINKPLALGTDIDGYLPALRDACQSIRAFAPGALVVALGLDTHERDPYKGMKITTPGFARLLAEIAGLGLPTVLVQEGGYLSDDLGPNLASALRGFASAA
- a CDS encoding GntR family transcriptional regulator; the protein is MAFSSPSDSAVFESVEAPDLVGLVEAQLTRAIVEGHLAPGSRIVEAEIARRMGVSRAPVREAARRLERQGVLVARPRHGFAVRTISVQEIDDLFEVRLSLELTAVELACRKADDAGLARLRALVDAMVRDAPTQPQHVRIATDLAFHTLISELSGNAHLHRIFSNTQTEMQMIIALIDAVYHDPETMANTHYPIVDALESRDVEASRAAMREHLDDAWLQVRALFVKQHGTVSPSPTPTKGPAR
- a CDS encoding DMT family transporter produces the protein MKTASATSVATGLRPPGSRSTGVALFFCALMAFASYDAFCKYMLQFYPAPFINLMRYLSVICIAFAMLLRHGDLRIWRAPQKKLLLLRGTMLATVATCFMTALIWMPLAEATAIYFTAPLLMVALSPWLVGESVRRSQWVAVSAGFAGMLLIVRPGGNLPWLGTVLMAVSAVCYAIFQLLTRRLAGLVASPVQYAYTAVVCLVVTALPAPFFLPAERPAAGAVLLLLAGGACSGLAQWLLLAAFERVEAATLAPLNYFQLLLAVAFSTFWFHRPPDGLAMAGIALIVAAGIYLARRPVKK
- a CDS encoding aspartate aminotransferase family protein; translation: MNASIPASALQSAHAERAANDIAAHLHPFTNLAAHPQVDPLVIERGDGIYVEDDQGRRYLEAMSGLWCVSLGFSNARLAKAGSDALHTLPCYHTFNHRSNAAAIALAEKLIAMAPVPMSKVFFANSGSEANDTAVKLVWYYHNAIGKPAKKKIIARRNAYHGVTVAAASLSGLVPNHRDFDLPIDRILHVDCPHHYRYAEPGETEEAFATRLADALEQRILAEGPDTVGAFIAEPVMGAGGVLVPPATYFEKVQAVLRKYEVLLIADEVICGFCRTGEMFGSTTFGLRPDILTAAKALSSGYVPISAVMVSEQVHAAVAANSGKIGTFGHGFTYSGHPVTAAVALETLRIYEDEEVLAHVKSLAPKFQAGLRRYAGHPHVGEVRGVGLIGALELAADPVKRTPFDPAMKAGARLAEFALAEGLIVRAMGDAVAFCPPLIITAAEVDEMFERFDRAMVRFEASLA
- a CDS encoding 2-hydroxyacid dehydrogenase; translated protein: MPCVALLSDVLDMHYLAPAFRAHCPDIDLRLGADLGPLDQIDAAVCWYPPHGLLAQLPQLQLVQSLAAGVDHITADPHLPRALPLCRIVDPEMATGMTAYVCWAVIQHQRHMPAYLASAARGAWQEQPMSPPGRHRVGIAGLGTLGLACAEALSAIGYPVRGWSRNAKADLPAGIVGFHGDAQLDEFLSGCDTLVCLLPLTPQTQGFLDADLFARLPRGAHLINVGRGAHLVEADLLRALERGELSAATLDAFTQEPLPPEHPFWADPRILVTPHIATRTDVSVIAQQTLDNLALLQRGQRPGTAVDLERGY